The Candidatus Poribacteria bacterium genome includes the window ACGGGTAATCGTGAGATTAGGAGTGGGATTGATCCTCCCGCCCAGAATGCCCCGGACATAGCCCGCGAGCGCACGGGTTCCGTGGGAATGAATACCGTGCAGATCCGTTTCAACTTGCAAATGTGCGACAGCATCAGCATCCACTTTCGGTACATCCGCCTTTTGATACAATTGACTGGCAAACGCTCTTAGCTCGTCAGCATTAACGACAATATCTTGATCAGTAGGTTCAAAATTCATTCTAATACCTCGCGAGATCGCGTAAAATAATGTGGTGCATAATAACCAATGGTGCTAATTTGCAGGCTGCTGATAACGTGAAACGTGATGCGTGAAACGTAAAAATCATTGGTTCAGCAGTTCATTTTTTTTCCTACCCTACTCTCCAAACTTCCACACCTTCAGCGCTGATTTACTGAATAGCCACTCCTTATCCGAATCCGTAAGAAAGTCCAGATGCGATACCCAACGCCTTTGAGTACGCCCGGAAAGTTTGTGCCCCACATCAACCGTTCCGGTCCGAAGGCATCATATAGACGGCGAAACGTAGGGAACGTATCCTCGTGCGGATATGGTAGCTTCGACTTATGGGATTGAGGCGTGAATTTCACGTAGACCCGTGGATATCGCGCTAGGTTCAGCACATTGCTGAGAATCGGATACGGTGGATCTTCGTCCGTCGGTGCACCACCGATGTGATCCAGCACAACAGGAACATTTGGAAAACGGGCGATAATAGGCTCGACAGGGGGCAGATGGGCCGCGGGACCGTACACAATGAAACAGACGCCCAAGTCTTCAGCACGTTGCCATATCGGGTCTTGGTCGGGTGCCGCCCACTCTGCGGGGTCGTCAACCCGCCCTAGATGTATCCGCAGCCCCCCGAATCCATCCTCCCGGACCAAACGCTCAAGTTGGTCGGGAGCATCAGGCGCTTGACGATCTACCAACCCGATCGCAGCATATTTCCCCGGAAAGCGCCGAAGGCATTCCGCTGTATATCGGTTGTCATAGCGATAATAGATCGGCTGAACGATAACGGCTTTATCCACCCCTGCCTCAGCCATCGTCTCGTTCAGCAACTCGACGGGCGCACCTTCAGCCGCTTGGCTCCCGTCGGCAAATGGATAACGCGCGAAATCATCACTCCAAACGTGCAAATGTGTATCAATAATCATCTGTTTCTCCCTAAAATAGAACACTTCTGACAGGTTGACGGTTAGTAGTCAGCGAGCAATTCGCGCAGGTGTTTGGCCGCCAGTTTGAGGCATTCGTCCGTATCGTATCTATTGCGGTCGCCGCCTTCAAATACAATAGACATATTACCGTTAAAGCCCACCGCCTTCAGAATTTGTAGAATCCGTCCATAATCAAGCCACTCTTCTCTGCCGTTGTCGATTTTGTAAATCTTGGCGCGGACGTAGGTTGCGTATGGGGCGGTCGCCTCCAAGTAGTCTTTGTAGAGATCTACGTCCGGATCAAACTCACCGCGTGGGTGCGACCCAATGGCATTCAACCATTGACCGGTATCCATAATAAAGGTAAAGTTTTCGCGGTCGGTTTCTCGAAGGATGCGTAAAACCTGATCCGCCGTCATCGCGAAGCTGCCGTTGTTATGGTTCTGCAGCCCCAAGAAGACACCCTTCTCTGCTGCATAGTCCGAGAGCTCTTGGAAACGAGCGATCATCGGACCCCATAAGGCTTCTTGCTCTTCGACGGTGTCTGGCCATTTATACCTTGCAAACACACGGATCAGCTGTGCCGATAGGAAGGCTGCCAAGTCGATATCTGCCTTGCCCCGTGCGATAGCATCCTGCATTTCCTCCTCCGGTCCCACAAAACTACCGGATCCCAGATAACCGATGGGCAAGCCGTGCTTCATGCACAAGATCTTTATCCGACGCAGAAAATCGGGATCTCTGGGCAACCCCGACAGATGGAAGTCGATGACATCCAACTCCAATTCGTGTGCGAATTGGACGTGGCTTTGAAACACTGTCTCATCCGTGGCACGCGCCATCATTCCGAGTTTAATCATTGCTGCAATTCCCTTCCTATCCGTTCCGAGAGTTTACGGTTCTGTTGCACACTGGCTGAACGCATTTATAGTAAACACGAGAAATAAGGAGACATTTACCAAGAACTCTGACCCGATCGAAGTTTCCGAAGTCCCCCTGATAAGGGGGATTTAGGGGGTTGGTTCTGCATTGAAAGTGTATCAATAATTCTAAACTTTACTATATAGCGTATTACTTACCACCCCTTCCAACTGCCATCTGCGTGTCGATACTGTCGATAAGGCAGCGGTTCATACGGCAAGTCATCAAGATCGGATTCTTTCACCGAAATTCCCAGCCCCGGTGCGTCTGAGAGGTTGACGTGTCCATCCTTGATCGTCCAATCGTGTTCGACACAACAATCGAATAGTGAGAGTCGGCTGCTGCTCTCCTGAATCAGAAAGTTGTTCATGACCGCATTGGCGTGGAGTGTCGCAGCATAACAGAGAGGACCACCGGCATTGTGTGGTGCCATCAGCATCTGTTCTGCCGCTGCTAATTTGGCGATATCGACCAGTGTGGTAATTCCGAAGCAGTGCGTGACATCCGGCTGCAGGACAGCACACGCCCGGTTATCTATTAACGGCTTAAAATCACCAACGGTAAATAGTTTTTCGCCAGTCGCAATCGGCACCGGGCTTTTCCGCGTAACCTCCATTAACGCTGCAAGTGAACCTACTTTGACAGGTTCTTCCAAAAACAGCGGTTTGAACTGGGCAACACGCCGAGCGAACTCGATACTCAACTCTGGTGTTGGGCTACCGTGTGTATCTAGCAGGATGTCGAAATCCGGTCCCACCGCTTCACGGGCTGCAGCGACACACGCTGTTGAGTGGTTAACGGCTTCCTCATCCATGGGCCATGTGCGGCTTTCCAGCGGGTTACTCTTGACCCCGGCGTACCCCTGTGCCTTGACCTCCCGTGCTGCGTCCGTCGCTTCCTCTGGCGTAGAGAACAGATTCCCGCCGCAGTAGACACGAATCAGGTCGCGCCGTTTGCCACCGAGAATGGTGTGTACAGGCACGCCCCACGCTTTGCCCGCGATGTCGTATAGGGCGGCGTTAATCGCCGCGATGGCTGTGCCAAATACGGCCCCACCCTTCCACGGCAGGCGATTCGTAATGTCCTCAGTCAGTGCCACGACCAACAACGGATCCTGATCGATCAGAAGACTTGACCATTCGTGCAGAGTCGCTTCAACCGATGGTGTCAACCATTCGCCGCTGCCTTCGCCCCAACCGTCGATACCGGCATCTGTTTCAATCCTCAGGAATAACCACGGTTTGGAAAGGCTGCCCAACAGTTCACCGGTATGTGGGTCACGAACTGGTTTGCCCATAGGCACATTGAATTTGTAAGTTTTAATGCCTCTAATCTTCATACTTTTTTCTTCCTACCCAACGAGGAAAGATTGCGATCCAACCGTTATAACCCAATGCGAAAGGTCAAAAGAAATCTTCTTAACCATCTGCCCACACTTTTGGCACATTTTAGCAGAAAGTTGAGAGGTGGTCAAGGTCAAAGTCCCAAAATCTGTAGGAAAGCCCCCATATCTGGCAAGTTTAAATTCAAAAATAGAATGAAGATAGGGTATAATAGTTGAATCTAACAAACATAGGAGACAGATATGAGGATTTGTTCTTACGCGCGGCTGGATGCACGGGACGATTACCTACATTTTCTGAAACAGTATGGTGTCGATGATGTGGTGCTCAGTTCCACTTCCCACCCCGACGCTGCACAACGATTCTCCATCGAAAACGCCGATAAGCCCGGCGCACATTGGGATTTTCTCGATCTTGTACTGGTCCGAACGCGCTGTGAGGATGCTGGATTAAGGGTCATTGGAATCGAGAATCCGCTGCCATCGTGCTGTTATGACCGAGTGATGCTAGGGCTGCCGGGACGCGATCAGCAGATTGAGAATGTGATTATCACCATCCGCAATATGGGCAAAGCGGATATTCCGGTCTACGGCTACCACTGGATGGTCAACCAACCGGGCGTGACACGGAACTCTTGGCGCACCTCGCTGACGACTCCCGGGCGCGGCGGCTCACAGGTCAGCAGTTTTGATATGGAAATCGCGAAGCACTCACCCCTGTTTCGCGGGCGGGAGTACACCGATAATGAAATGTGGGCAAACTATGAGTATTTCATCAATGCAATTCTTCCTGAGGCGGAAGCGGCAGGGGTCCGGCTAGCGCTCCATCCCGATGATCCACCGTTAGAGAAACTGGGTGGTATCCCACGGCTATTTCACGATTTCGATGGATTCCATCGCGCGATGGAGGTTGCCAATAACAGTCAGGCGAGTGGTCTCAACTTCTGTCTTGGCAACTGGACAGCGATGGGAACTGACATCCTCGCAGCAATCCGTCATTTTGGAGCACGCGGACAAATCGTCTACGGGCACGCTCAAGGTGTTCAAGGAACAGTGCCGAAATTCCAAGAATGCTTCTTGGATGAAGCCGACTGCGATTTTCTCGCTGTACTGCAAGCCTTCAAAGAGGTCGGGTTTGACAGCGCCTTGCTTCCCGGTCACTGTCCGCACACGCTTTACGAAAACGAGATTGGTGGACAGGGGTTTGTATACTCAGTTGGATATTTGAAGGGACTACTGAAGGCGGTTGGGTTTTAGGAGTAGGACTTACGTGGGAGGGGCATCCCTGCCCCGATACGTAACTCTTAAGGAGGAGAGATGCGGTACCGACGATTTGGTAAAACCGATTGGCAGGTCAGTGAGATTGGCTTGGGAGGTTCGTGGTTTTATGGACGCCCGGAGTTCGGGCTAAAGCCGTTTTCCTACGGTGCCCGCATTGTCGAGCGAGCATTAGAGCTTGGGATTAACTACTTTGATACAGCCCCCCTCTACGGTCAGGGGCGTAGCGAAGAGGTGCTCGAGCCGTATTACCTAGCGACCAAAGTAGGCTACTACCCAGAGCCATTTGACTACACGCGAGACACAGTCTGGCGCGGATTTGAGGCAAGCCTAAAGCGCCTACAACGAGACAAGGTTGATCTGCTGCAGATCCACGAAGCAGAGCAGGCGGGCTGGGACGGTATCTTCGGGACTGGTAGAACATTGGAAACCCTCTTGGAAATCCAAGAACAAGGATTGACCAAGTACATCGGCTTGACCGGTTCGGATCTGGCGTTGATGCGAGATGTTCTGAAAGAGTCGGATGTCTTTGTTTCGGTGATAACTTTCTTGAAGTACGACCTACTTACCCAAGCAGCCAAGGAAATTTTGGTGCCCACCGCAGCGGAGCGGGATGTCGCCGTAATCACCGCCTCACCGCTCCATGCCGGACTTTTGGGATCAAAGCGGGAACTGTGGATGCAGAACAGCCGCTTTGCTGACCTTTACAACAAGCTGGAGCAAGTGGAAACCCTGTTGGCAGATCA containing:
- a CDS encoding Ldh family oxidoreductase, translating into MNFEPTDQDIVVNADELRAFASQLYQKADVPKVDADAVAHLQVETDLHGIHSHGTRALAGYVRGILGGRINPTPNLTITR
- a CDS encoding amidohydrolase, producing MIIDTHLHVWSDDFARYPFADGSQAAEGAPVELLNETMAEAGVDKAVIVQPIYYRYDNRYTAECLRRFPGKYAAIGLVDRQAPDAPDQLERLVREDGFGGLRIHLGRVDDPAEWAAPDQDPIWQRAEDLGVCFIVYGPAAHLPPVEPIIARFPNVPVVLDHIGGAPTDEDPPYPILSNVLNLARYPRVYVKFTPQSHKSKLPYPHEDTFPTFRRLYDAFGPERLMWGTNFPGVLKGVGYRIWTFLRIRIRSGYSVNQR
- a CDS encoding sugar phosphate isomerase/epimerase, which translates into the protein MIKLGMMARATDETVFQSHVQFAHELELDVIDFHLSGLPRDPDFLRRIKILCMKHGLPIGYLGSGSFVGPEEEMQDAIARGKADIDLAAFLSAQLIRVFARYKWPDTVEEQEALWGPMIARFQELSDYAAEKGVFLGLQNHNNGSFAMTADQVLRILRETDRENFTFIMDTGQWLNAIGSHPRGEFDPDVDLYKDYLEATAPYATYVRAKIYKIDNGREEWLDYGRILQILKAVGFNGNMSIVFEGGDRNRYDTDECLKLAAKHLRELLADY
- a CDS encoding mandelate racemase/muconate lactonizing enzyme family protein; the protein is MKIRGIKTYKFNVPMGKPVRDPHTGELLGSLSKPWLFLRIETDAGIDGWGEGSGEWLTPSVEATLHEWSSLLIDQDPLLVVALTEDITNRLPWKGGAVFGTAIAAINAALYDIAGKAWGVPVHTILGGKRRDLIRVYCGGNLFSTPEEATDAAREVKAQGYAGVKSNPLESRTWPMDEEAVNHSTACVAAAREAVGPDFDILLDTHGSPTPELSIEFARRVAQFKPLFLEEPVKVGSLAALMEVTRKSPVPIATGEKLFTVGDFKPLIDNRACAVLQPDVTHCFGITTLVDIAKLAAAEQMLMAPHNAGGPLCYAATLHANAVMNNFLIQESSSRLSLFDCCVEHDWTIKDGHVNLSDAPGLGISVKESDLDDLPYEPLPYRQYRHADGSWKGW
- a CDS encoding mannonate dehydratase; protein product: MRICSYARLDARDDYLHFLKQYGVDDVVLSSTSHPDAAQRFSIENADKPGAHWDFLDLVLVRTRCEDAGLRVIGIENPLPSCCYDRVMLGLPGRDQQIENVIITIRNMGKADIPVYGYHWMVNQPGVTRNSWRTSLTTPGRGGSQVSSFDMEIAKHSPLFRGREYTDNEMWANYEYFINAILPEAEAAGVRLALHPDDPPLEKLGGIPRLFHDFDGFHRAMEVANNSQASGLNFCLGNWTAMGTDILAAIRHFGARGQIVYGHAQGVQGTVPKFQECFLDEADCDFLAVLQAFKEVGFDSALLPGHCPHTLYENEIGGQGFVYSVGYLKGLLKAVGF
- a CDS encoding aldo/keto reductase; its protein translation is MRYRRFGKTDWQVSEIGLGGSWFYGRPEFGLKPFSYGARIVERALELGINYFDTAPLYGQGRSEEVLEPYYLATKVGYYPEPFDYTRDTVWRGFEASLKRLQRDKVDLLQIHEAEQAGWDGIFGTGRTLETLLEIQEQGLTKYIGLTGSDLALMRDVLKESDVFVSVITFLKYDLLTQAAKEILVPTAAERDVAVITASPLHAGLLGSKRELWMQNSRFADLYNKLEQVETLLADQPEDITHIALRYLLSDSRVSILLSGVASIEELETSVSVADGHHLPPELIAQIEAIE